From Pseudomonas vanderleydeniana, the proteins below share one genomic window:
- a CDS encoding GSCFA domain-containing protein — translation MNPYQFLSPRSFWRSAVAQQTVQGMSELWQPQFDIERDDAIVTAGSCFAQHIGRALVERGMNWIDSEPAPIGLSEAECKARHYGVFSFRTGNLYTPAMLRQWLEWCLGRQDMPEEVWSRDGRYFDPMRPMVEPDGYPSRQALLEARQVTRQAMKAALVRARVFVFTLGLTEAWVNRRTGLVYPVCPGTLQGTFDPDAHALRNFGFVDSHREMSMAVELLRSVNPRIRVLLTVSPVPLTATATGQHVLTATTYSKSVLRAVAGQLCEEQREIDYFPSYEIITGTPFKAAFYQANQREVTTEGVAFVMRQFFTALEGKPETVVAPEQPIVHLPSEDLVCEDAVLDYYARP, via the coding sequence ATGAATCCATACCAATTTCTGTCACCGCGCTCGTTCTGGCGCAGCGCCGTGGCCCAACAGACGGTCCAGGGCATGAGCGAATTGTGGCAGCCACAATTCGATATCGAGCGTGACGATGCCATCGTGACGGCCGGCTCCTGTTTCGCCCAGCATATCGGGCGGGCCCTGGTGGAGCGCGGCATGAACTGGATCGACAGCGAACCGGCGCCAATCGGGCTGTCGGAGGCCGAGTGCAAGGCGCGGCACTATGGAGTGTTCTCCTTTCGTACCGGCAATCTCTACACCCCGGCGATGCTGCGCCAGTGGCTGGAATGGTGCCTGGGTCGGCAGGATATGCCCGAAGAGGTCTGGAGCCGTGATGGACGCTACTTCGACCCCATGCGCCCGATGGTCGAGCCTGATGGTTATCCAAGCCGGCAGGCACTGCTGGAGGCCCGTCAGGTCACACGGCAGGCGATGAAGGCCGCACTGGTTCGGGCCAGGGTCTTCGTCTTCACGCTGGGGTTGACCGAGGCCTGGGTCAACCGACGCACGGGCCTGGTCTATCCGGTCTGCCCGGGCACTCTGCAGGGGACGTTCGACCCGGATGCCCATGCCCTGCGCAACTTCGGCTTTGTCGACAGCCACCGCGAAATGAGCATGGCCGTCGAGCTGTTGCGCTCGGTGAATCCGCGGATCCGGGTATTGCTCACGGTATCACCGGTGCCGTTGACCGCTACGGCGACAGGCCAGCATGTGTTGACGGCTACCACCTACTCCAAGTCGGTATTGCGTGCTGTGGCCGGTCAACTTTGCGAGGAGCAGCGCGAAATCGACTATTTCCCCTCCTACGAGATCATCACCGGAACACCGTTCAAGGCTGCCTTTTACCAGGCCAACCAGCGCGAGGTCACGACCGAGGGCGTGGCCTTCGTCATGCGTCAGTTCTTTACGGCCCTGGAGGGCAAGCCGGAGACTGTCGTGGCCCCTGAACAGCCGATCGTCCACCTGCCCAGCGAGGACCTTGTTTGTGAAGATGCCGTACTCGACTACTACGCCAGGCCCTAG
- a CDS encoding MFS transporter has protein sequence MDLRHQSAPWKALRALPAATRWLLLGIGLSRIASFMVWPFIVVAMNRRFGTPITDIGAQLALGALISIALSPLSGFLGDTFNSRNLMGFGCALGAGCFLLMGLAPGQTSYFAAIIGMAVAHSILEPLLRVLLSDTVASDDERTFLFHIRYYVVNCAAATGPLMGMWFANRESDAVFPIAACAYGLLALTIIAAARFRLQAAHLSGLEVASPPLPQVLRAILGSRLFLTIVVANFFLVLVYAQVDESLTFYLLALKVENINGVIATLSVTNASVVLVFHLCLMGWLMNLADKRAYVLALACLMVGHAIIALNTGALWYGWILAIGFATLAEIIVMPLFATLIDRLAPPGMRGSFIGISMLAGLGSALAPLLGALVISHFGGVVLFAALALACLPIGLLGYRALEGGQPDSALEPST, from the coding sequence ATGGATCTGCGCCACCAATCCGCCCCATGGAAGGCCTTGCGGGCCCTGCCCGCTGCAACCCGCTGGCTGCTCTTGGGCATCGGCCTTTCGCGTATTGCCTCGTTCATGGTCTGGCCGTTCATCGTCGTGGCGATGAACAGGCGCTTCGGTACGCCCATCACCGATATCGGTGCACAACTGGCCCTGGGCGCGCTGATCAGCATTGCCCTCTCGCCGCTCAGCGGTTTTCTTGGCGATACCTTCAACTCCCGCAACCTGATGGGTTTTGGCTGTGCCCTGGGGGCTGGCTGCTTCCTGTTGATGGGGCTGGCTCCCGGGCAAACCAGCTATTTCGCCGCAATCATTGGCATGGCCGTGGCCCACAGCATTCTCGAGCCGCTGCTGCGGGTGCTGCTCAGCGATACCGTTGCCAGCGACGATGAGCGCACCTTTCTTTTCCATATCCGCTATTACGTGGTCAATTGCGCGGCGGCCACCGGGCCGCTGATGGGGATGTGGTTCGCCAATCGTGAGAGCGACGCGGTGTTTCCCATCGCGGCTTGCGCCTATGGTCTGCTGGCCCTGACCATCATCGCAGCGGCACGCTTCAGGTTGCAGGCTGCGCACCTGTCCGGGCTGGAAGTCGCCTCACCGCCATTGCCACAGGTGTTGCGGGCGATCCTCGGCAGCCGGTTGTTCCTGACCATCGTCGTCGCCAACTTCTTCCTGGTGCTGGTCTATGCCCAGGTCGACGAATCGCTGACGTTCTACCTGCTGGCCCTCAAGGTCGAGAACATCAACGGCGTGATCGCCACCCTGAGCGTCACCAACGCGTCGGTGGTGCTGGTGTTTCACCTGTGCCTGATGGGCTGGCTGATGAACCTTGCCGACAAGCGCGCCTACGTCCTTGCCCTCGCCTGCCTGATGGTCGGCCACGCGATCATCGCGCTGAACACCGGGGCGCTGTGGTACGGCTGGATACTGGCGATCGGTTTCGCGACGCTGGCCGAGATCATCGTCATGCCGCTGTTCGCCACCCTGATCGACCGCCTTGCACCGCCGGGCATGCGTGGCAGCTTCATCGGTATTTCCATGCTGGCCGGACTCGGCTCGGCACTGGCACCCTTGCTTGGGGCACTGGTGATCAGCCACTTCGGCGGGGTGGTGCTGTTCGCGGCCCTCGCGCTGGCCTGTCTGCCCATCGGCCTGCTCGGTTATCGGGCATTGGAGGGTGGTCAACCGGACAGCGCACTGGAACCCAGTACATGA
- a CDS encoding peptidase U32 family protein: protein MSLPKHHLELLSPARDVAIAREAILHGADAVYIGGPSFGARHNACNEVSDIAQLVEFARRYHARVFTTINTILHDNELEPARKLIHELYDAGVDALIVQDLGVMELDIPPIELHASTQTDIRTLERAKFLDQAGFSQLVLARELNLKEIRAIADETDAAIEFFIHGALCVAFSGQCNISHAQNGRSANRGDCSQACRLPYTLKDDQGRVVAFEKHLLSMKDNNQSANLRALVEAGVRSFKIEGRYKDMGYVKNITAYYRQRLDDILEGRPDLARASSGRTAHFFVPDPEKTFHRGSTDYFVSDRKIDIGAFDTPTFTGLPVGVVEKAGKRDLQVVTTEPLSNGDGLNVLIKREVVGFRANVAEPRGEFEEEGEKRYRYRVEPNEMPEGMHRLRPNHPLNRNLDHNWQQALLKTSAERRIGVNWTARLREERLELTATSEEGVSASVALDGPFGLANKPEQALEQLRDLLGQLGTTQYHATAIELDAPQAYFIPNSQLKSLRREVIEALTEARVAAHPRGGRKAETSPPPVYPESHLSFLANVYNQKARDFYHRHGVKLIDAAFEAHEETGEVPVMITKHCLRFSFNLCPKQAKGVTGVRTKVAPMQLIQGDEVLTLKFDCKPCEMHVIGKIKGHILDLPQPGSAVVGHISPADLLKTIPRAPH from the coding sequence ATGTCCCTACCCAAGCATCACCTGGAATTGCTCAGCCCCGCCCGCGACGTGGCCATCGCCCGCGAAGCCATCCTGCACGGGGCCGATGCCGTGTATATCGGTGGCCCGAGCTTCGGCGCCCGCCACAATGCCTGCAACGAAGTGAGCGATATCGCCCAGTTGGTGGAGTTTGCCCGTCGCTACCACGCGCGGGTCTTCACGACGATCAACACCATCCTGCACGACAATGAGCTGGAGCCGGCCCGCAAGCTGATCCACGAACTCTACGATGCCGGCGTCGACGCACTGATCGTCCAGGACCTGGGGGTGATGGAGCTGGATATCCCGCCGATCGAGCTGCACGCCAGTACCCAGACCGACATCCGTACCCTGGAGCGGGCGAAGTTCCTCGACCAGGCCGGCTTCTCCCAGTTGGTGCTGGCCCGCGAGCTGAACCTCAAGGAAATCCGTGCCATCGCCGACGAAACCGACGCGGCGATCGAGTTTTTCATCCACGGTGCGCTGTGCGTGGCCTTCTCCGGCCAGTGCAACATCTCCCACGCGCAAAACGGTCGCAGCGCCAACCGTGGCGACTGCTCCCAGGCCTGCCGCCTGCCCTACACGCTCAAGGATGACCAGGGTCGTGTGGTCGCCTTCGAAAAACACCTGCTGTCGATGAAAGACAACAACCAGAGCGCCAACCTGCGCGCCCTGGTCGAAGCCGGCGTACGCTCGTTCAAGATCGAGGGCCGCTACAAGGACATGGGGTATGTGAAGAACATCACCGCCTACTACCGCCAGCGCCTGGACGACATTCTTGAAGGCCGGCCGGACCTGGCTCGCGCTTCCAGCGGTCGTACCGCGCACTTCTTCGTGCCGGATCCGGAAAAGACCTTCCACCGTGGCAGCACCGACTACTTCGTCAGCGATCGCAAGATCGACATTGGCGCCTTCGACACACCGACCTTCACCGGCCTGCCGGTAGGTGTGGTGGAGAAAGCCGGCAAGCGCGATCTGCAAGTGGTGACCACCGAGCCGTTGTCCAACGGTGATGGCCTCAACGTGCTGATCAAGCGTGAAGTGGTCGGTTTCCGCGCCAACGTCGCCGAACCCCGTGGCGAGTTCGAGGAAGAGGGCGAAAAACGCTACCGCTATCGCGTCGAGCCCAACGAGATGCCGGAGGGTATGCATCGCCTGCGCCCGAACCATCCGCTGAACCGCAACCTGGACCACAACTGGCAACAGGCACTGCTCAAGACTTCCGCCGAGCGGCGTATCGGCGTCAACTGGACGGCGCGCCTGCGCGAGGAGCGCCTGGAACTGACCGCGACCAGCGAGGAAGGCGTCAGCGCCAGCGTCGCCCTGGACGGTCCGTTCGGCCTGGCCAACAAGCCGGAGCAGGCGCTGGAGCAACTGCGCGACCTGCTTGGCCAGCTGGGGACCACCCAGTACCACGCCACGGCCATCGAACTCGATGCGCCGCAGGCCTACTTCATCCCCAACTCGCAACTCAAGAGCCTGCGCCGTGAAGTGATCGAGGCGCTGACCGAAGCGCGCGTCGCCGCGCATCCACGCGGCGGCCGCAAGGCCGAGACCAGCCCGCCGCCGGTCTACCCGGAATCGCACCTGTCGTTCCTGGCCAACGTCTACAACCAGAAGGCCCGCGACTTCTACCACCGTCACGGGGTGAAGTTGATCGATGCGGCGTTCGAGGCCCACGAGGAAACCGGTGAAGTGCCGGTGATGATCACCAAGCACTGCCTGCGGTTCTCCTTCAACCTGTGTCCAAAACAGGCCAAGGGCGTGACAGGCGTACGGACCAAGGTGGCGCCGATGCAACTGATTCAGGGGGACGAAGTACTGACCCTGAAGTTCGACTGCAAGCCTTGTGAAATGCATGTGATCGGCAAGATCAAGGGCCATATCCTCGACCTGCCGCAACCAGGCAGCGCCGTGGTCGGCCATATCAGCCCGGCTGACCTGCTCAAGACCATTCCACGCGCGCCCCATTGA
- a CDS encoding RidA family protein → MANQDLTFLPDPDADSISSDVAGFGGLLVSTQIPTRADGSLELGDITLQSECTLQALKVALEKAGSSLDRVMHLTIYLTDIADRPAFNEVYKRFFAKPWPVRAAIGVAALGVEGMKVEVTAMAAKA, encoded by the coding sequence ATGGCAAATCAAGACCTGACCTTCCTGCCTGATCCCGACGCGGACTCGATTTCCTCGGATGTCGCCGGTTTCGGCGGCCTGCTGGTCTCCACCCAGATCCCGACCCGTGCCGACGGCAGCCTGGAACTGGGCGATATCACCCTGCAGAGCGAGTGCACGCTGCAGGCGCTCAAGGTGGCGCTGGAAAAAGCCGGCAGCTCCCTGGACCGGGTGATGCACCTGACCATCTACCTGACCGATATCGCTGATCGGCCCGCGTTCAACGAGGTCTACAAGCGCTTCTTCGCCAAGCCCTGGCCGGTGCGTGCCGCCATTGGTGTGGCGGCACTGGGCGTCGAGGGCATGAAAGTGGAAGTCACCGCGATGGCGGCCAAGGCCTGA
- a CDS encoding HlyD family secretion protein, with translation MGTQVHIAPESKTAAAPARRKQVLRLAVAAAVIAGALAYGSHWWQTGRFVEDTEDAYVGAEVTVISAKVPGYITEVAVSDNQFVRAGDLLARIDVRDYRTALAKAEGAVAAQRASLANLDATEQLQQALISQARSQIDASEAEAHRAHDDHARYQTLVRSLAVSVESAQRADATWKTAQAERARAEAGLLAAQRQLAVINTQRQQAQAMLEQAQAERDQAQLNLGYTELRAPVDGYVGNRRAKVGAYAAAGSQLVAVVPAHGLWVDANFKEDQLARMQVGQAVSIKADILPGREFRGHIESLAPATGAQFSVLPPENATGNFTKIVQRVPVRIRLDGNDADFGALRPGLSVLTEVNTREQPVAEPTVAQASQP, from the coding sequence ATGGGCACTCAAGTCCACATCGCCCCCGAAAGTAAAACAGCCGCCGCTCCCGCACGGCGCAAGCAAGTGCTGCGCCTGGCGGTGGCGGCAGCCGTGATCGCGGGCGCCCTGGCCTATGGCAGCCACTGGTGGCAGACCGGACGCTTCGTCGAGGACACCGAGGATGCCTATGTCGGCGCCGAAGTGACGGTCATCAGCGCCAAGGTGCCGGGCTACATCACCGAGGTCGCGGTCAGCGACAACCAGTTCGTCCGGGCCGGTGACCTGCTGGCTCGCATCGATGTCCGCGATTACCGTACGGCCCTGGCCAAGGCCGAGGGCGCCGTGGCCGCCCAGCGGGCCAGCCTGGCCAACCTGGATGCCACCGAACAGTTGCAACAGGCGCTGATCAGCCAGGCCCGTTCGCAGATCGATGCCAGCGAGGCGGAAGCGCATCGGGCCCACGATGACCATGCGCGCTACCAGACGCTGGTTCGCAGCCTGGCCGTTTCGGTCGAAAGCGCCCAGCGCGCCGATGCCACCTGGAAGACCGCCCAGGCCGAACGGGCGCGAGCCGAAGCCGGGTTGCTCGCGGCCCAGCGCCAACTGGCCGTGATCAACACCCAGCGCCAACAGGCCCAGGCCATGCTGGAACAGGCACAGGCTGAGCGTGACCAGGCGCAATTGAACCTCGGTTACACCGAACTGCGTGCCCCGGTAGACGGCTATGTCGGCAACCGTCGGGCCAAGGTTGGCGCCTATGCCGCGGCCGGCAGCCAGCTGGTCGCCGTGGTACCGGCCCACGGCCTGTGGGTGGACGCCAACTTCAAGGAAGACCAACTGGCCCGGATGCAGGTCGGTCAGGCGGTCAGCATCAAGGCCGATATCCTCCCGGGTCGTGAATTCCGTGGGCATATCGAAAGCCTGGCACCGGCTACCGGCGCCCAGTTCAGTGTGCTGCCGCCGGAAAATGCCACCGGAAACTTCACCAAGATCGTCCAGCGTGTTCCGGTACGGATTCGCCTGGACGGCAACGATGCGGACTTTGGGGCGCTACGTCCCGGCCTGTCGGTCCTGACCGAGGTGAACACCCGCGAACAACCGGTCGCTGAGCCGACAGTTGCCCAGGCCAGCCAGCCATGA
- a CDS encoding DHA2 family efflux MFS transporter permease subunit: MSGELPTLSTRQKVAAFACMCLGMFIALIDIQIVSASLRDIGGGLSAGADDTAWVQTAYLIAEIIVIPLSGWLSRVMSTRWLFAASAAGFTLTSLLCAVAWNIQSMIAFRALQGFLGGSMIPLVFTTAFIYFNGKQRIIAASTIGAIASLAPTLGPAVGGWITDISSWHWLFYINLLPGLFVTLSVPMLVRVDQPNLALLKGADYLGIVLMAVFLGCLEYTLEEGPRWNWFSDRTITLTAWVALASGVLFVWRCLEIAEPIVDLRALGDRNFALGCLFSFITGIGIFATIYLTPLFLGRVRGYGALDIGIAVFSTGIFQLLAIPVYAFLASRIDLRWVLMLGLALFGLSMWNFAPITHDWGGKELLLPQAIRGFAQQLTVAPTVTLTLGSLAPARLKLASGLFNLMRNLGGAIGIAACATVLNDRSNLHFLRLAEHLNIRNEEMNLWLEQLSNNAQALGQSSLDAGQIALRQLWSLTWREAQTLTYADAFLVIMACFILATALVPLMRKVQPPQQPSADAH, encoded by the coding sequence ATGAGCGGCGAACTGCCGACATTGAGTACCCGGCAGAAGGTCGCCGCCTTTGCCTGCATGTGCCTGGGCATGTTCATCGCCCTGATCGACATCCAGATCGTCTCGGCGTCGCTGCGCGACATCGGCGGTGGCCTGTCGGCCGGTGCCGACGACACTGCCTGGGTGCAGACGGCCTACCTGATTGCGGAAATCATCGTGATTCCGCTTTCCGGCTGGCTGTCGCGGGTGATGAGCACCCGCTGGTTGTTCGCCGCGTCCGCCGCCGGCTTCACCCTGACCAGCCTGCTGTGCGCCGTGGCCTGGAACATCCAGAGCATGATCGCCTTTCGGGCCCTGCAGGGTTTTCTCGGTGGGTCGATGATTCCACTGGTGTTCACCACGGCCTTCATCTACTTCAACGGCAAGCAGCGGATCATCGCGGCCTCGACCATCGGCGCCATCGCTTCGCTTGCCCCCACGCTCGGCCCCGCGGTGGGTGGCTGGATCACCGACATTTCCTCCTGGCACTGGCTGTTCTACATCAACCTGCTGCCCGGCCTGTTCGTGACCCTCAGCGTGCCGATGCTGGTCAGGGTCGACCAGCCGAACCTGGCGCTGCTCAAGGGCGCCGACTACCTCGGCATCGTACTGATGGCGGTGTTTCTTGGCTGCCTGGAATACACCCTCGAGGAAGGGCCGCGCTGGAACTGGTTCAGTGACCGCACCATCACCCTGACCGCCTGGGTGGCGTTGGCCAGCGGGGTGCTGTTCGTCTGGCGTTGCCTGGAAATCGCCGAGCCGATCGTCGACCTGCGCGCCCTGGGTGATCGCAACTTTGCCCTGGGCTGCCTGTTTTCCTTCATCACCGGCATCGGCATCTTCGCCACCATCTACCTGACACCGCTGTTCCTGGGCCGGGTACGGGGTTATGGCGCGCTGGATATCGGCATCGCGGTGTTTTCCACGGGTATCTTCCAGTTGCTGGCAATTCCGGTGTACGCATTCCTCGCCAGCCGTATCGATTTGCGCTGGGTGCTGATGCTCGGCCTGGCATTGTTCGGCCTGTCGATGTGGAACTTCGCGCCGATCACCCATGACTGGGGTGGCAAGGAGTTGCTGTTGCCCCAGGCGATACGCGGCTTTGCCCAGCAACTGACCGTGGCGCCGACGGTGACGCTGACGCTCGGTTCGCTGGCGCCAGCCCGGCTCAAGCTGGCCTCGGGACTGTTCAACCTGATGCGTAACCTGGGCGGGGCGATCGGTATCGCCGCCTGTGCCACGGTGCTCAACGACCGCAGCAACCTGCATTTCCTGCGCCTGGCCGAGCATTTGAACATCCGCAATGAAGAGATGAACCTGTGGCTGGAGCAATTGAGCAACAACGCCCAGGCGCTTGGCCAGAGCAGCCTGGATGCCGGCCAGATCGCGCTTCGCCAGCTCTGGTCGCTGACCTGGCGTGAGGCCCAGACGCTGACCTACGCCGACGCGTTCCTGGTGATCATGGCCTGCTTCATCCTCGCGACGGCGCTGGTGCCGCTGATGCGCAAGGTTCAGCCGCCGCAGCAGCCATCGGCGGATGCGCATTGA
- a CDS encoding Zn-dependent hydrolase, with protein MSQALGINGERLWDSLMEMARIGATENGGVSRLALTEEDRRGRDLFVQWARDAGCSIRVDAMGNIFARRAGRDDSLAPVITGSHGDSQPAGGKFDGIYGVLAGLEVIRTLNDLGIETERPIEVINWTNEEGSRFAPAMIASGVYAGVFDLDYGLSRTDAEGISIGQALQTIGYAGTEPMGGRDIHAAFELHIEQGPILEAEDLTIGVVTGAQGQRWYEVELIGRSAHAGTTPMDLRLDAFLGLARVAEAVNALGLAQGNEGRATIGLVKVFPNSRNVVPGRVFFSVEFRHPREEALVELDRDFRQLVQRIAEGMGLRWKVEQIFDYAPINFDAGCIDSVRRATEQLGYSHKDMVSGAGHDACYLNQVAPTSMIFVPCVDGLSHNEAEHIHPHWAQAGTNVLLLAMLDKAGVSA; from the coding sequence ATGAGCCAGGCGCTGGGTATCAATGGTGAGCGCCTGTGGGATTCGCTGATGGAGATGGCACGTATCGGCGCCACTGAAAACGGCGGGGTTTCACGCCTGGCGCTGACCGAGGAAGACCGCCGCGGCCGCGACCTGTTCGTGCAATGGGCACGCGATGCCGGCTGCAGCATTCGTGTCGATGCCATGGGCAACATCTTCGCCCGCCGTGCCGGCCGTGACGACAGCCTGGCGCCGGTGATCACCGGTTCCCATGGCGACTCGCAGCCTGCCGGGGGCAAGTTCGACGGCATCTACGGGGTCCTGGCCGGGCTTGAAGTGATCCGCACGCTGAACGACCTGGGCATCGAGACCGAACGTCCGATCGAAGTGATCAACTGGACCAACGAGGAAGGCTCGCGCTTCGCCCCGGCAATGATTGCTTCCGGCGTCTACGCCGGCGTGTTCGATCTTGACTACGGCCTGTCGCGGACCGACGCCGAGGGCATCAGCATCGGCCAGGCGCTGCAAACCATCGGCTACGCCGGCACCGAGCCCATGGGCGGCCGTGATATCCATGCCGCGTTCGAACTGCACATCGAACAGGGGCCGATTCTCGAAGCCGAAGACCTCACCATCGGCGTCGTTACCGGTGCCCAGGGCCAGCGCTGGTATGAGGTCGAACTGATCGGCCGCAGCGCCCATGCCGGCACCACACCAATGGACCTGCGCCTGGATGCGTTCCTGGGCCTGGCCCGGGTCGCCGAGGCCGTCAATGCCCTTGGCCTGGCCCAGGGGAATGAAGGTCGCGCAACCATCGGCCTGGTCAAGGTCTTTCCCAACTCGCGCAACGTGGTACCGGGACGGGTGTTCTTCAGCGTCGAATTCCGCCATCCGCGTGAAGAGGCACTGGTTGAGCTGGATCGAGACTTCCGGCAGTTGGTTCAACGTATCGCCGAAGGCATGGGATTGCGCTGGAAGGTCGAACAGATTTTCGACTACGCGCCGATCAACTTCGATGCCGGTTGTATCGATAGCGTCAGGCGCGCCACCGAACAGTTGGGCTACAGCCACAAGGACATGGTTTCCGGAGCCGGGCATGACGCCTGCTACCTCAACCAGGTCGCCCCGACCTCGATGATCTTCGTGCCTTGTGTCGACGGCCTGAGCCACAACGAGGCCGAGCACATCCATCCCCACTGGGCGCAAGCGGGAACCAATGTGCTGTTGTTGGCGATGCTGGACAAGGCAGGAGTCTCTGCCTGA
- a CDS encoding L-2-amino-thiazoline-4-carboxylic acid hydrolase: protein MSQHDGELGILARRRIEAEIIKPIYEILVRDYGKDKAAAVIGEAVSQAAIEAGRQFAAREPNGPDLQGFIDLQELWEKDDALKVDVIATDATHFDYDVHRCRYAEMYHEMGLGEIGHLLSCNRDELFIVGYDPRVELKRTQTIMGGASHCDFRYQVKPQEGDA from the coding sequence ATGAGTCAACATGACGGAGAACTGGGCATCCTCGCCCGGCGGCGCATCGAAGCCGAAATCATCAAACCCATCTACGAAATCCTGGTGCGCGACTACGGCAAGGACAAGGCCGCCGCAGTCATCGGCGAGGCCGTGTCCCAGGCGGCGATCGAAGCCGGTCGGCAATTCGCCGCTCGCGAGCCCAACGGCCCGGACCTGCAGGGTTTCATCGACCTGCAGGAACTGTGGGAGAAGGATGACGCACTGAAGGTCGACGTGATCGCCACCGATGCCACTCACTTCGACTACGACGTACACCGCTGCCGCTACGCCGAGATGTACCATGAGATGGGCCTGGGCGAGATCGGCCACCTGTTGTCGTGCAACCGCGACGAGCTGTTCATCGTCGGCTATGACCCGCGGGTCGAGCTCAAACGCACCCAGACCATCATGGGCGGCGCCTCCCATTGCGACTTCCGCTACCAGGTCAAGCCGCAGGAAGGTGATGCATGA
- a CDS encoding branched-chain amino acid ABC transporter substrate-binding protein, giving the protein MHITALIKRAGLLGIAISSLAAAVAQADQQVLIGLAGPLTGPSARIGKDLENGAQLAIDAANARHPKIHGEAVTYKLVSEDDQSDPRTAVTVAQRLVDAGVVGVVGHWNTGTSIPAARVYHDAGIAQVAPVATGHAYTQQGFDTSFRVMGHDDDGGQVAGRYALETLKAKRIAVIDDRTAFGQGLADQFVKSIEASGGSVVSREYIDDKTVDFSPVLTTVRSKNPDLIFFGGVDAQAAPLARRIKQLGIKATLMGAGGFVSQTFLELAQKEGEGVIALEPGLAVAQMPGGKAFEQTYKQRYKTPIELHAPFAYDGVGVLIAAIEQADSTDPAKYLPVLRASQYQGVTGPIAFDAEGNLKNPTFTVYQVKANTWQPVSVAGGKQ; this is encoded by the coding sequence ATGCATATCACTGCCCTCATCAAGCGCGCCGGCCTGCTCGGTATCGCCATCAGCAGCCTGGCCGCCGCCGTCGCCCAGGCCGACCAACAGGTTCTCATTGGCTTGGCCGGCCCGCTCACCGGCCCTTCTGCCCGGATCGGCAAGGACCTGGAAAACGGCGCGCAACTGGCTATCGACGCGGCCAACGCCCGTCATCCGAAGATCCATGGCGAAGCCGTGACCTACAAACTGGTCTCGGAGGACGACCAGTCCGACCCACGCACCGCCGTGACCGTCGCCCAGCGTCTGGTCGATGCGGGCGTGGTCGGTGTGGTCGGCCACTGGAACACCGGCACCAGCATCCCGGCGGCCCGGGTCTACCACGACGCCGGCATCGCCCAGGTGGCACCGGTGGCTACCGGGCACGCCTATACGCAACAGGGCTTCGACACCAGCTTCCGGGTCATGGGCCATGACGATGACGGCGGCCAGGTTGCCGGCCGCTATGCGTTGGAAACGCTGAAGGCCAAGCGCATTGCCGTGATCGATGACCGCACGGCTTTCGGCCAGGGCCTGGCGGACCAGTTCGTCAAGTCCATCGAAGCCAGCGGCGGCAGTGTCGTGTCGCGCGAATACATCGACGACAAGACCGTGGATTTCAGCCCGGTGCTGACCACCGTGCGCAGCAAGAATCCCGACCTGATCTTCTTCGGTGGCGTGGATGCCCAAGCCGCGCCGCTTGCCCGGCGCATCAAGCAATTGGGGATCAAGGCTACGCTGATGGGAGCCGGTGGCTTCGTCAGCCAGACCTTCCTGGAACTGGCACAGAAGGAAGGTGAAGGCGTGATTGCCCTGGAGCCGGGCCTGGCCGTGGCGCAGATGCCGGGCGGCAAGGCGTTCGAGCAGACCTACAAGCAGCGCTACAAGACCCCTATCGAGCTGCATGCCCCCTTTGCCTACGACGGCGTTGGCGTGCTGATCGCGGCGATCGAGCAGGCGGACTCCACCGATCCGGCCAAGTACCTGCCGGTGCTCAGGGCCAGCCAGTACCAGGGCGTCACCGGCCCGATCGCCTTCGATGCCGAAGGCAACCTGAAGAACCCGACCTTTACCGTTTACCAGGTCAAGGCCAATACCTGGCAGCCGGTCAGCGTAGCCGGCGGCAAACAATAA